gttgtcggctcccctttcacgtgcctgctctgctcacaacacaacacgccgcgcactgctcccggaaagaggaagcaagcaacaatgaactggatttcaaaataaagtcgcgtctaatgtccgaggtcaaaaacgggcgatatagatcgatgtttacgtttagcgtCGATGCcgacaaatcgtagagcattataccgattaatcgatgtgtatcgatgaatcgttacacccctagttggAAATGTGTTACACCATATAATATTGCAGTATTTTAAATGAGGTTCAAATAAGGATTTGTACAGAATAAGAAGTGCAGTGAGTGCGAGATAATGTCTCAATTTCATTTCAGTGATGACTTGCGCGTTAGGATTACCAATGTGGTCATAGAACAATGTCAAGGCATCACTTCAATACACtagatatttttgttttctccagtACAGGCATATCGTCCCTgctaattaaaagaaaaaaaacaaaataccgaGTGGAATTAAAGGTTTTACGGCCCTGGAAGCGGTGTTTCCACTCGAGGTAACAGGAACTAACTCTTCTTTTTGTTGCTGTGGTGCGTGTCAGTTTTCAAGGGCGTGGACTTGCACGCCAAGCTCAACCACAGCGAGCACCACACCAACGAGCTTCCCGAAGAGCCGCTGACCGTCCGCAGGGGGCAGGCCTTCAAGATCACCTTGACCTTGGCCAAGCCTTTCAAGCAGGGCCTCGATTCTCTCGTCCTCAATGCCTCCACTGGGGGTAAGTGCTTGCTCACTGGCTCCTCAGTTGGGGCTCctcccaaagaaaaaaatgccaacACATTTAGTTTcttgttttcacatttgtgGCATTTCCATATAATTGGATCAATTCtagaaaataatttctaaatgtatttaaatacaATTCTACAGAACCATGTATTTAAATACAATTCCACAGAACCTTTACTCGGGCTACTCAGATTCCTGACTGGGTCTCCGCTCGCCCCAGTTTACCGCTATCCCTGACCTCACTGAAATTCAATCTGAAAATCTATCAATTTGACAGATTTGAATAAGTGtctattgttttgttatttgatTGCAagcattcatttgaaatgtcaaataatCAGCTGAGAGCAAATTAACctacaaaaatgaaacaaattcgGGGGGGTGCATTATTGTAACAACTTACAATAGTTGAAAGCGCTTACAACTTagttcaacaaacaaaaattatgCACACCAAAATGTCAATCGATCCAACAGGAAGTCACGCTTCGGAAGAGAAGGGCACCTCGTGTCGCTTCGGCATCCCGGACCCAATCGGTCGCAGGGATTTGGCCAAAGGCGCCTGGACGGCCAGGGCGGATGTGAGCCGCTCGGCCGACAGCCTGCCGGTGCTGATCACGGCCCCCGCCGACGCCCCTGTCGGCTGGTACACTTTGAAGGCCACCCTGTGGGGGGAGGACAAGACACTCGCCACGCTTGCACTGCTCTTCAATCCCTGGTTCTCGGGTACGTTCCTCGACAGCCACTTCCTTCCCGTGTGTAGCGTACAGTGGTGCATATGGGATGTGGACCTTCAGTGGAGAACAATGTAATCCACCACTTTCATGTGAGAAATGCTATAGAACTGCAGCAATTTCCTGACTATACAGCACGCTTGAATATAAGCTGTATGGCCACACAATTTTAAGAGGATGAAGTTGTCTCGGCCACGACTGgaccaaaactttttttgatCGTATTTAGGCCAGCGAAAAAAGCTTTGCAGTGTACGCAGTAGCGTGTATATGTAGTGTTTCGTGTCTCATTTTTTGCCTTGTGTTTTGTCCATTTAGGAGACTCTGTGTTTTTGCCTGATGAGCAGGAGAGGAAAGAATATGTGTTGAATGAACATGGACTCATTTACAGAGGAAGTTCAGATTACATAACCCCTCTCAATTGGGACTTTGGACACGTATGTCAaatgcacacacgcatactGATACAATTACTGTTGGGACACTATTAAATATAGGCAAGGTACGACTCATTGATTAGTCTTTGGTCAATCTAATGTATCCTATTTAGTACTTACACTTACTCCCAGTTTAGTTTTCCACCGACCTTCCCACAAAGGCATTTGGGGAATTTTAATCATGTAtgcaatgtttacatttgaaatgccCCTTTTCATCACCACTTAACTTCACAGGTGAACTGTTCCACATGCGTCCCCTTCCCTGGCATTTCCCCTTGTCACTCATTTTCCGTGCACAACTTTTTCGCAAGCACCCAGTCTGCAGCTGAAGTGGGCACTAAATTGCCAATTTCCCTGAAGGGGGCGCTAAATTGCGAATTCCCCACACAGTGATAAACACTGTTAAAACCGCTTTGCGGCGCAATTGTTTGGGGGGTGACAAAAAAACTGATGCCTTGGGCAGCCCGCCCATTTTGCCCATGTTAAAAACCGCTACTGCCCTTGAGCAAGGTGCTGACCCATCAGTAGGTAAACGAGCGAGGCAGTGCGCTCCccgaatttttgttttttttattcaatgatTTACCAGGTAAGCCAATTGAGAACACTTTCTCGTTTACAATGGCAACCTGGAGGCAAGGTGCGTGTAGTGGcttgcccaaggacacaacAACATATGACTGTGACAGAGCTGGGATCGAACCGCCAACCCTCTGGTTATTAAACGACCCACTCTACTGCCTGAGCCACAAGCCCCAGACAAATCCAAGAACATTTTGCCAAAAGTAATCAAAGTGAGAAGGATACGCTCCGCTGACAACATTTCTTAGGATTAACTATCATAGGAATGTTCTATAACTTTACCTATGAAAACCGCACCGGTGAATGGAACCTTAGGTCCCACGCGGGGATATGAATTGCAGTTATTCCGACTTACTTGACCTTTGCAGTGACTGCAGAGAGTCTCATCGGGTCATGCACTTTTTCGCTTCCCTTGCAGTTTGAAGACGACATGGTGGATATTTGCCTCAGTGTCCTGgacaaaaacatcaactaCAAAAGTGACCCCGGCAGTGACCTGGCCTCCCGTGGTGACCCGGTTTACGTGGGCCGCGTGCTCAGCGCTGTGGTAGGTGTCGGACGGGTAGCGGAGAGAAGGAGCGCATGTGTTGAACCAGCGCGGCGCTCTCACACGGCTAGATCAACAGTCCGGACGAATACGGGGTCCTGATGGGCAACTGGTCAGATTCCTATGAGGGCGGCTTTTCGCCCTCCCACTGGAGCGGTAGCCATGACATTCTTACTGCGTGGAAGAATAACAACTACCGGTCGGTCAAGTATGGCCAGTGCTGGGTCTTTGCCGGCGTCATTTGTTCAGGTAACGTCACCGCTTGCCGAAGAGACCGGGTTGCTCTTTCGTGCGTCGCTGCCACCGCTGGTAGCTGGCCCGGCGGCGTCCTCCGAAAGTTCCGTTTGTGTTTGCCTTCAGTCTTGCGTCTGCTGGGCATTCCTACGCGTGTGGTCACCAACTTCGTGTCGGCCCACGACACCGATGAAAGCCTTACCATCGACGTCTACCACGCCGACGAAGGGGCCCCGCACAAAGAGTCTAACGACAGTATCTGGTTAGTGTGGGAGAGGCtgcttgtgttgtgtgtgtgcgtgtgtgtgcgcgtgtgggCGGTTGAGCATTgattgtgtgtgagtggtgtgcatgtttgttgttttttctgttgttttttttttgtgtgcgcacgtgtgtcCTAAAAGTATGTCGTTACGTCAGGAATTATCACGTCTGGGTTGAATCGTGGATGAAGCGCCCTGACCTGAAGGCCAATGGCAAATATGACGGCTGGCAGGTTCTGGATGCCACGCCGCAGGAGTCCAGTGATGGTCAGACCTCCACATTGTCCACCGTGCTGTCCTCAATGTTGTCCTGCATGCCTTGCTCCGCGTGATCCTCCCTTACGTTGTCCTCTGAGCAAATGATGAAGCACAAACCATGAATCAGTCAGCTTTCTTGAAGGACTTGAGAAATCAGAGAATGATGACTTTTGAGAGCCTGAAATCAGAATATTTGGACAATCtgtcgtggaaaaaaacaaaacaaatgctcaCCGCTTTTCTTTGGCTCAGGCTTGTACCAGTGCGGCCCCTCCTCCTTGGAGGCCATCTTGAACGGCGAGACAGAGATCTCGTACGACGTGCCCTTTGTCTTTGCGGAGGTCAACGCAGACTGCGTCGACTGGCTGGTGAGGGCAAAACAGcaattgaattgaaatttC
This DNA window, taken from Syngnathus acus chromosome 16, fSynAcu1.2, whole genome shotgun sequence, encodes the following:
- the LOC119135543 gene encoding protein-glutamine gamma-glutamyltransferase E-like isoform X1, with product MSFDNSVFKGVDLHAKLNHSEHHTNELPEEPLTVRRGQAFKITLTLAKPFKQGLDSLVLNASTGGSHASEEKGTSCRFGIPDPIGRRDLAKGAWTARADVSRSADSLPVLITAPADAPVGWYTLKATLWGEDKTLATLALLFNPWFLGDSVFLPDEQERKEYVLNEHGLIYRGSSDYITPLNWDFGHFEDDMVDICLSVLDKNINYKSDPGSDLASRGDPVYVGRVLSAVINSPDEYGVLMGNWSDSYEGGFSPSHWSGSHDILTAWKNNNYRSVKYGQCWVFAGVICSVLRLLGIPTRVVTNFVSAHDTDESLTIDVYHADEGAPHKESNDSIWNYHVWVESWMKRPDLKANGKYDGWQVLDATPQESSDGLYQCGPSSLEAILNGETEISYDVPFVFAEVNADCVDWLTKADGTDVKLTSDTKRVGKSISTKAVGYDKRLDITSSYKHREGSEAERAVFRYAISEDKESDGEDDSAGGQPDGGSSQPPAPQLIIRFVEMSEPEYGKDVRLKLVLSSKSRVERKVNIHISVDGMHYNGTFVATIQSEDKDETLQPSRELSVPIVIPVRSYYKHMLRADSLKVSAVVTDKRHPDKKYLAEDDVILRDAPVLVSVTGFVRQLQWASGEVIFMNPLQETLTGMTLTLSGSGLMRQELKYNIPNLAPNNRIRIMFEFLPYRSGMKTLVADIDASIFKDFKGSCAVNVRL
- the LOC119135543 gene encoding protein-glutamine gamma-glutamyltransferase E-like isoform X2, translated to MSFDNSVFKGVDLHAKLNHSEHHTNELPEEPLTVRRGQAFKITLTLAKPFKQGLDSLVLNASTGGSHASEEKGTSCRFGIPDPIGRRDLAKGAWTARADVSRSADSLPVLITAPADAPVGWYTLKATLWGEDKTLATLALLFNPWFSGDSVFLPDEQERKEYVLNEHGLIYRGSSDYITPLNWDFGHFEDDMVDICLSVLDKNINYKSDPGSDLASRGDPVYVGRVLSAVINSPDEYGVLMGNWSDSYEGGFSPSHWSGSHDILTAWKNNNYRSVKYGQCWVFAGVICSVLRLLGIPTRVVTNFVSAHDTDESLTIDVYHADEGAPHKESNDSIWNYHVWVESWMKRPDLKANGKYDGWQVLDATPQESSDGLYQCGPSSLEAILNGETEISYDVPFVFAEVNADCVDWLTKADGTDVKLTSDTKRVGKSISTKAVGYDKRLDITSSYKHREGSEAERAVFRYAISEDKESDGEDDSAGGQPDGGSSQPPAPQLIIRFVEMSEPEYGKDVRLKLVLSSKSRVERKVNIHISVDGMHYNGTFVATIQSEDKDETLQPSRELSVPIVIPVRSYYKHMLRADSLKVSAVVTDKRHPDKKYLAEDDVILRDAPVLVSVTGFVRQLQWASGEVIFMNPLQETLTGMTLTLSGSGLMRQELKYNIPNLAPNNRIRIMFEFLPYRSGMKTLVADIDASIFKDFKGSCAVNVRL